One part of the Aneurinibacillus sp. REN35 genome encodes these proteins:
- a CDS encoding BaiN/RdsA family NAD(P)/FAD-dependent oxidoreductase codes for MSHWDVIVIGGGPAGLMACVAAASHNARVLLIDKGNKLGRKLMISGGGRCNVTNAKPLEELMKNVPGNGKFLFSALHTFGNQEIIDFFTGLGIALKEEDRGRMFPVSDKAKTVVDALLGEVQRLGVSFRVNEPVKQLLYNDSGVEGVELLSGEIIPCQHVIVATGGASVPTTGSTGDAYPWARTGGHTVTELFPTAVPLTAADTYIKEARMQGLSLRSVYLTLWSPKGKKVCTEEGDMLFTHFGISGPAVLRVSHYVSVTQRKFGPVPLHLTVDILPDKTVDEIDKETLSLMEEESKKTVKNVLRTYLPQRLLQLVLEMAEIDEDTTYAHISRAKWREMARLMKQFPVTVTGTLPLEQATVTGGGISVKEVDPKSMQSKIKRGLFFAGEVLDVHAHTGGYNITVAFTTGHAAGLAAAKQALAIEESFVPLKQKNKGR; via the coding sequence TGTGCTTTTGATTGATAAAGGGAATAAGCTGGGCCGAAAATTAATGATTTCAGGTGGTGGACGCTGTAATGTAACCAATGCCAAACCGCTCGAAGAATTAATGAAAAATGTACCCGGCAACGGTAAATTTCTATTCAGTGCTCTACATACTTTTGGCAATCAGGAGATTATCGATTTTTTTACCGGGCTTGGTATTGCGTTAAAGGAAGAAGATCGGGGCCGGATGTTTCCTGTAAGTGATAAGGCCAAAACGGTAGTCGATGCGCTGCTTGGCGAAGTACAGCGTCTCGGTGTCTCCTTCCGTGTAAACGAGCCTGTCAAACAATTGTTATACAATGACAGTGGCGTAGAAGGTGTCGAGCTTCTCTCCGGCGAAATCATACCTTGTCAACATGTGATTGTCGCAACAGGCGGAGCTTCTGTACCAACTACCGGATCTACCGGCGATGCATACCCGTGGGCGCGTACCGGGGGCCATACAGTTACCGAATTATTTCCAACGGCCGTGCCTCTTACCGCAGCAGATACGTATATCAAGGAAGCACGAATGCAAGGCTTATCACTGCGTAGCGTCTATCTTACCCTCTGGAGTCCAAAAGGTAAAAAGGTGTGTACGGAAGAAGGTGATATGCTGTTCACCCACTTCGGCATCTCCGGACCTGCGGTCTTGCGTGTCAGCCACTATGTGTCTGTCACGCAGCGTAAATTTGGCCCGGTGCCGCTTCACCTAACCGTCGATATTCTACCGGATAAAACGGTAGACGAGATCGACAAAGAAACTCTATCTCTTATGGAAGAAGAGTCGAAGAAAACGGTGAAAAACGTACTCCGCACCTATCTGCCTCAACGTCTGCTCCAGCTCGTTCTTGAGATGGCCGAAATCGATGAAGATACGACATATGCACACATCTCGCGCGCCAAATGGAGAGAAATGGCACGGCTCATGAAGCAATTTCCCGTAACGGTTACAGGTACGCTCCCACTCGAACAGGCTACAGTGACAGGAGGTGGAATCAGCGTTAAAGAAGTAGATCCGAAAAGCATGCAATCCAAAATAAAACGCGGTCTCTTCTTTGCAGGTGAAGTGCTTGATGTGCACGCGCATACAGGCGGCTATAACATCACTGTTGCATTTACAACCGGTCATGCAGCCGGCTTAGCTGCTGCCAAACAAGCCCTAGCGATTGAAGAAAGTTTTGTTCCGCTGAAACAAAAGAACAAGGGGCGATGA
- a CDS encoding DUF294 nucleotidyltransferase-like domain-containing protein encodes MKERIKEMLQKNELFRSLPEEAIDKMIAASMVVEYPKHHFVIHEREQENDLFFLLEGMAKNIILTDEGEEISVRFYHPGELAGLINTLAEDPSRFSVQTIEDSRFLVIKKALFNQLVHDFAPFAEQLTHDISKRLQHMYHALTMESSAHHHGFETYPYRKKVGEMMETAIVSLPPTASVVETASLMLREKISSVLVLKEEQLLGIVTERDLITLLPQHETIASLTISDIMSKEVITISENAYFYEAMLMMMKHQVKHLPVLFNNQVKGIITLKKLTDFRGHSVLSIVKDIDDATSIEQLAEQHGKITTFIDRMMKEGAAAYEICSIITEFNDRVLRQIIELSERSMVEEGLGAPPTDYCWITMGSEGRKEQTLSTDQDNGIIYPDIEDEDHHMEVDAYFARLAEKIVAGLELCGFPRCKGDVMATNRKWRKSLSGWKRMVNAWFSHMQGEEIRMFTIFLDFRPVYGQAELAHELRHYFLSRKKDFPFIYNLLAEDDASCGVPLGMFGRIIYDKKIKDGIDIKGGALVHFVNAMRLLSIFEGIEAVSTLERLENLTAQRVFTKEEEDEIRDSFNTLLHFRIRENMRQIKQNEPLSNELHVARLPREDQIRLKKSLSTAKWLQHKLIRQFQVRGIRS; translated from the coding sequence ATGAAGGAAAGAATAAAAGAAATGTTACAGAAAAATGAGCTGTTTCGCTCGCTTCCGGAAGAAGCCATTGATAAGATGATTGCCGCATCCATGGTGGTAGAATATCCGAAGCATCATTTCGTCATTCATGAACGTGAGCAGGAAAACGATCTGTTTTTTTTGCTTGAAGGGATGGCAAAAAATATTATTCTCACGGATGAAGGGGAGGAGATTTCAGTCCGCTTCTACCATCCTGGAGAGCTTGCCGGTCTCATTAATACACTCGCAGAGGATCCTTCCCGCTTCTCTGTCCAAACAATAGAAGATTCCCGATTTCTTGTCATCAAGAAGGCGCTATTCAATCAGTTGGTACATGACTTCGCTCCCTTTGCTGAACAATTAACACATGATATCAGCAAAAGATTGCAGCATATGTATCATGCACTGACTATGGAATCCTCAGCACATCACCACGGATTCGAGACCTATCCATACCGTAAAAAGGTAGGCGAGATGATGGAAACCGCCATCGTCTCTCTTCCTCCTACCGCTTCTGTAGTCGAAACAGCTTCACTTATGCTGCGTGAGAAAATCAGCTCTGTGCTTGTACTCAAAGAAGAACAACTGCTCGGCATCGTAACAGAACGAGACTTGATTACGCTCCTTCCACAACATGAAACGATTGCTTCCCTGACCATTTCAGACATCATGAGCAAGGAAGTGATCACCATTTCAGAAAACGCCTATTTCTATGAAGCCATGCTTATGATGATGAAACACCAAGTAAAGCACCTTCCTGTTCTCTTCAATAACCAAGTCAAAGGAATTATCACTCTTAAGAAACTCACCGACTTCCGCGGTCATTCGGTACTTAGCATCGTAAAAGACATAGATGATGCTACATCAATAGAACAGCTCGCAGAACAGCACGGGAAGATTACCACTTTTATTGATAGGATGATGAAAGAAGGGGCAGCGGCCTACGAGATCTGTTCCATTATTACTGAATTTAATGACCGAGTTCTACGGCAAATTATTGAACTGTCCGAGAGGAGCATGGTAGAAGAAGGGCTCGGCGCTCCTCCAACCGATTACTGCTGGATTACGATGGGCAGCGAAGGTCGCAAGGAACAGACGCTCAGTACCGACCAGGATAACGGAATTATTTATCCTGATATTGAAGATGAAGACCATCATATGGAAGTAGATGCCTATTTTGCAAGACTGGCAGAAAAGATTGTAGCCGGCTTAGAGTTATGCGGCTTTCCACGCTGTAAGGGTGACGTAATGGCAACGAACCGCAAGTGGCGTAAATCACTCTCCGGGTGGAAACGTATGGTCAACGCCTGGTTCTCTCATATGCAGGGCGAAGAGATCCGCATGTTTACTATTTTCCTTGATTTTCGGCCTGTCTACGGGCAAGCGGAGTTGGCACATGAGCTGCGGCATTACTTTTTAAGCCGCAAAAAAGACTTTCCATTCATTTATAATCTATTGGCTGAAGACGATGCCTCCTGCGGGGTACCGCTTGGCATGTTCGGGCGGATTATCTACGATAAAAAAATTAAAGACGGAATCGATATTAAAGGCGGAGCACTTGTTCACTTCGTTAATGCCATGCGCCTGCTCTCCATATTTGAAGGGATAGAAGCTGTATCGACACTTGAGCGACTCGAGAATCTAACTGCCCAACGCGTATTTACTAAAGAGGAAGAAGACGAGATACGAGATTCTTTTAATACACTGCTCCACTTCCGCATCCGAGAAAATATGAGACAGATAAAGCAAAATGAGCCGTTATCGAATGAACTTCATGTCGCTCGACTTCCTCGGGAAGATCAAATCCGTCTAAAGAAATCGCTTAGCACGGCTAAATGGCTGCAGCATAAACTCATTCGCCAATTCCAAGTGCGCGGCATCCGTAGTTAA